A single genomic interval of Halichondria panicea chromosome 2, odHalPani1.1, whole genome shotgun sequence harbors:
- the LOC135331031 gene encoding fibroblast growth factor receptor 2-like isoform X2 — MAGLMTIASSRSYLNLTILALFWMLQSRCTCAVDVRELASSIVSAVCEASDSDVQEFYTSLSSSYASSQDQQYPDPQLDPTLDSVANPKRISQRSGESDIVPYYHNFFLDIYSHNDELQEEYFEWCVHLLSPDNDTIYGCIKGNETRGSDRFRLLGLFNVFSYHHSFKSTIILAIEDFAYTHVLQKALLVCTVNVPWLNDTIGVFYSLEIESDTKPILHKITRFPHQRDGFLVASEPKLVSTDTYAISRDTRKASWFHDNEYVQKVVNVDDTTDCVNVGGNFQHCSNITFPITYYVRDFSFEEISSCNFVSDFQIEQQTHFLSFNSPSINDTGEFKFAMFNGSASDQTFILERSFFIYVVFTVFPRQITLHLGSTSTVSCALKAPSNSTVYWLYKNQPIVSNCKGTEEHIRTESLENEFSMFYSDLKLCNTTVSDGGEYTCAVNYRIPIGQQLFTAQVHVTATVASPDVPKIITTGPPKPVAVYVGGAVAAVIIVILVIIFLAVALAILMQRTVKRRRRRTLRHRPSNHLLLKPQLVKDNAYVNLCSPDIVKTGELDFPRQKLELQCELGKGKFGKVFQAKAHGMVSSLPHVNIVAVKTTLNNESFGENYRLLNVLQMLKKLYRQPHKNICNILGHCTETKPLFLILEYACHGNLKEYLLSCRKAILSCGQELLIDRSPESVQSEGTSELNQLQIVSPATNPLHIELGALSDELKDQEKALNQTGSVSMAPGLIKETQFCNFAGQIANGLAYLANMNVVHCDLAARNILIAEKGELKITDFGMAKELTEAETPYQILNANDNDVFPVRWAAPELLDRHPNTFRSDIWSFGVTLWEIASYDFALCLVT; from the exons ATGGCTGGATTGATGACTATTGCTTCCTCAAGGAGCTATCTAAACCTGACTATTCTGGCCTTGTTCTGGATGTTGCAGTCTAGATGTACATGTGCTGTTGATGTCAGAGAGCTTGCATCCAGTATTGTATCAGCAGTGTGTGAAGCAAGTGACAGTGATGTGCAAGAGTTTTACACATCACTGAGTAGCTCATATGCAAGTAGCCAGGATCAGCAATACCCAGACCCACAGTTAG ATCCAACCTTGGATTCTGTAGCTAACCCAAAACGCATCTCGCAACGTTCAGGAGAAAGTGATATCGTCCCTTATTATCATAACTTTTTTCTGGATATCTACTCTCACAATGATGAACTTCAGGAGGAGTACTTTGAATG GTGTGTTCATCTGCTTAGTCcggacaatgacactatatatGGCTGTATCAAGGGGAACGAAACGAGAGGGTCGGACAGGTTCAGACTACTCGGACTCTTTAATGTGTTTAGTTATCACCATTCCTTTAAAT CGACAATCATACTGGCAATAGAAGATTTTGCTTATACACATGTGCTTCAAAAAGCGCTACTTGTTTGCACCGTTAATGTACCTTGGCTGAATGACACGATTGGTGTTTTTTATTCCCTGGAAATTG AATCTGACACCAAACCTATACTTCACAAAATCACTCGGTTCCCGCACCAGAGAGACGGTTTCTTAGTGGCGAGTGAACCAAAGCTAGTTTCTACTGATACCTATGCAA TCAGTCGGGACACACGCAAGGCTAGTTGGTTCCATGACAACGAGTATGTTCAAAAAGTAGTGAATGTGGATGATACTACTGACTGTGTGAATGTAGGGGGGAATTTCCAACACTGCTCAAATATCACTTTCCCTATCACGTACTATGTCAGGGATTTTTCTTTTG AGGAAATCTCCAGCTGTAACTTTGTGTCAGACTTTCAAATTGAACAGCAGACTCATTTCCTTTCCTTCAATTCTCCAAGCATCAATGATACTGGGGAATTCAAGTTCGCTATGTTTAATGGTTCAGCTTCAGATCAGACCTTTATCCTTGAGCGCTCATTCTTCATATATGTTG TTTTCACTGTGTTTCCACGGCAAATCACTCTGCACCTGGGCAGCACCTCGACTGTGTCATGTGCTCTAAAGGCCCCGTCCAACTCTACAGTTTACTGGCTCTACAAAAATCAACCCATCGTCTCTAACTGCAAGGGGACTGAAGAACACATTAGGACCGAAAGTTTAGAAAACGAGTTTTCAATGTTTTACTCAGATCTGAAG CTTTGCAACACAACCGTTAGTGACGGTGGTGAATACACGTGTGCTGTCAACTACAGGATACCCATTGGGCAGCAGCTGTTCACAGCTCAAGTGCACGTCACGGCAACCGTTGCAAGTCCTG ATGTACCTAAAATCATAACAACGGGTCCTCCTAAACCGGTGGCAGTGTATGTCGGAGGAGCAGTGGCAGCTGTCATTATTGTGATCTTGGTGATCATCTTTCTCGCTGTGGCCCTGGCAATACTGATGCAAAGGACAGTTAAACGCAGGAGAAGGAGAACCCTCAGGCATCGTCCCTCAAACCATCTCTTACTCAAGCCTCAGCTAGTCAAGGATAACGCCTATGTCAATCTCTGCTCTCCTGATATAGTAAAAACTGGGGAATTAGACTTTCCCAGGCAAAAGTTGGAGCTTCAGTGTGAACTAG GTAAAGGTAAATTTGGAAAAGTGTTCCAAGCCAAAGCACACGGGATGGTTTCTTCTCTCCCGCACGTCAACATAGTTGCTGTGAAGACAACACTAAACA ATGAATCGTTTGGTGAGAACTATCGACTGCTGAATGTGTTGCAAATGCTCAAGAAGTTGTATAGACAACCTCACAAGAACATTTGCAATATCCTGGGacactgtactgagacaa AGCCATTGTTCTTGATCTTGGAGTACGCTTGCCATGGCAACCTCAAAGAGTATCTGCTCTCCTGTCGTAAAGCAATACTGAGTTGTGGGCAAGAGCTGCTGATTGATAGATCTCCTGAAA GTGTGCAGTCTGAAGGGACTAGTGAACTCAATCAACTTCAAATCGTGTCACCTGCTACCAACCCTCTCCATATCGAGCTGGGTGCTCTTTCCGATGAGCTGAAAGACCAGGAAAAGGCACTAAATCAAACAGGTTCTGTTTCCATGGCACCTGGACTGATAAAGGAGACCCAGTTCTGCAACTTTGCTGGCCAAATAGCCAATGGATTGGCGTATCTAGCTAACATGAAT GTTGTTCACTGTGACTTGGCTGCTCGAAACATCCTCATTGCTGAGAAAGGAGAGCTCAAGATCACAGACTTTGGAATGGCTAAGGAACTCACTGAAGCTGAAACTCCCTATCAAATTCTAAATGCAAATGAC AATGATGTCTTTCCAGTCAGATGGGCTGCTCCTGAACTATTAGATAGACACCCCAACACTTTCAGAAGTGACAT TTGGTCCTTTGGAGTAACTCTCTGGGAGATTGCCTCCTATG ATTTTGCTCTATGCTTGGTAACATAA
- the LOC135331031 gene encoding fibroblast growth factor receptor 4-like isoform X1, with protein sequence MAGLMTIASSRSYLNLTILALFWMLQSRCTCAVDVRELASSIVSAVCEASDSDVQEFYTSLSSSYASSQDQQYPDPQLDPTLDSVANPKRISQRSGESDIVPYYHNFFLDIYSHNDELQEEYFEWCVHLLSPDNDTIYGCIKGNETRGSDRFRLLGLFNVFSYHHSFKSTIILAIEDFAYTHVLQKALLVCTVNVPWLNDTIGVFYSLEIESDTKPILHKITRFPHQRDGFLVASEPKLVSTDTYAISRDTRKASWFHDNEYVQKVVNVDDTTDCVNVGGNFQHCSNITFPITYYVRDFSFEEISSCNFVSDFQIEQQTHFLSFNSPSINDTGEFKFAMFNGSASDQTFILERSFFIYVVFTVFPRQITLHLGSTSTVSCALKAPSNSTVYWLYKNQPIVSNCKGTEEHIRTESLENEFSMFYSDLKLCNTTVSDGGEYTCAVNYRIPIGQQLFTAQVHVTATVASPDVPKIITTGPPKPVAVYVGGAVAAVIIVILVIIFLAVALAILMQRTVKRRRRRTLRHRPSNHLLLKPQLVKDNAYVNLCSPDIVKTGELDFPRQKLELQCELGKGKFGKVFQAKAHGMVSSLPHVNIVAVKTTLNNESFGENYRLLNVLQMLKKLYRQPHKNICNILGHCTETKPLFLILEYACHGNLKEYLLSCRKAILSCGQELLIDRSPESVQSEGTSELNQLQIVSPATNPLHIELGALSDELKDQEKALNQTGSVSMAPGLIKETQFCNFAGQIANGLAYLANMNVVHCDLAARNILIAEKGELKITDFGMAKELTEAETPYQILNANDNDVFPVRWAAPELLDRHPNTFRSDIWSFGVTLWEIASYGSEPFSDIQLGASLELFHRHLQDGNRLPRPTGLSNYLYRQMCSCWSINPEARPCAEELVEYFQNIDPNTTILEDMLEEGTL encoded by the exons ATGGCTGGATTGATGACTATTGCTTCCTCAAGGAGCTATCTAAACCTGACTATTCTGGCCTTGTTCTGGATGTTGCAGTCTAGATGTACATGTGCTGTTGATGTCAGAGAGCTTGCATCCAGTATTGTATCAGCAGTGTGTGAAGCAAGTGACAGTGATGTGCAAGAGTTTTACACATCACTGAGTAGCTCATATGCAAGTAGCCAGGATCAGCAATACCCAGACCCACAGTTAG ATCCAACCTTGGATTCTGTAGCTAACCCAAAACGCATCTCGCAACGTTCAGGAGAAAGTGATATCGTCCCTTATTATCATAACTTTTTTCTGGATATCTACTCTCACAATGATGAACTTCAGGAGGAGTACTTTGAATG GTGTGTTCATCTGCTTAGTCcggacaatgacactatatatGGCTGTATCAAGGGGAACGAAACGAGAGGGTCGGACAGGTTCAGACTACTCGGACTCTTTAATGTGTTTAGTTATCACCATTCCTTTAAAT CGACAATCATACTGGCAATAGAAGATTTTGCTTATACACATGTGCTTCAAAAAGCGCTACTTGTTTGCACCGTTAATGTACCTTGGCTGAATGACACGATTGGTGTTTTTTATTCCCTGGAAATTG AATCTGACACCAAACCTATACTTCACAAAATCACTCGGTTCCCGCACCAGAGAGACGGTTTCTTAGTGGCGAGTGAACCAAAGCTAGTTTCTACTGATACCTATGCAA TCAGTCGGGACACACGCAAGGCTAGTTGGTTCCATGACAACGAGTATGTTCAAAAAGTAGTGAATGTGGATGATACTACTGACTGTGTGAATGTAGGGGGGAATTTCCAACACTGCTCAAATATCACTTTCCCTATCACGTACTATGTCAGGGATTTTTCTTTTG AGGAAATCTCCAGCTGTAACTTTGTGTCAGACTTTCAAATTGAACAGCAGACTCATTTCCTTTCCTTCAATTCTCCAAGCATCAATGATACTGGGGAATTCAAGTTCGCTATGTTTAATGGTTCAGCTTCAGATCAGACCTTTATCCTTGAGCGCTCATTCTTCATATATGTTG TTTTCACTGTGTTTCCACGGCAAATCACTCTGCACCTGGGCAGCACCTCGACTGTGTCATGTGCTCTAAAGGCCCCGTCCAACTCTACAGTTTACTGGCTCTACAAAAATCAACCCATCGTCTCTAACTGCAAGGGGACTGAAGAACACATTAGGACCGAAAGTTTAGAAAACGAGTTTTCAATGTTTTACTCAGATCTGAAG CTTTGCAACACAACCGTTAGTGACGGTGGTGAATACACGTGTGCTGTCAACTACAGGATACCCATTGGGCAGCAGCTGTTCACAGCTCAAGTGCACGTCACGGCAACCGTTGCAAGTCCTG ATGTACCTAAAATCATAACAACGGGTCCTCCTAAACCGGTGGCAGTGTATGTCGGAGGAGCAGTGGCAGCTGTCATTATTGTGATCTTGGTGATCATCTTTCTCGCTGTGGCCCTGGCAATACTGATGCAAAGGACAGTTAAACGCAGGAGAAGGAGAACCCTCAGGCATCGTCCCTCAAACCATCTCTTACTCAAGCCTCAGCTAGTCAAGGATAACGCCTATGTCAATCTCTGCTCTCCTGATATAGTAAAAACTGGGGAATTAGACTTTCCCAGGCAAAAGTTGGAGCTTCAGTGTGAACTAG GTAAAGGTAAATTTGGAAAAGTGTTCCAAGCCAAAGCACACGGGATGGTTTCTTCTCTCCCGCACGTCAACATAGTTGCTGTGAAGACAACACTAAACA ATGAATCGTTTGGTGAGAACTATCGACTGCTGAATGTGTTGCAAATGCTCAAGAAGTTGTATAGACAACCTCACAAGAACATTTGCAATATCCTGGGacactgtactgagacaa AGCCATTGTTCTTGATCTTGGAGTACGCTTGCCATGGCAACCTCAAAGAGTATCTGCTCTCCTGTCGTAAAGCAATACTGAGTTGTGGGCAAGAGCTGCTGATTGATAGATCTCCTGAAA GTGTGCAGTCTGAAGGGACTAGTGAACTCAATCAACTTCAAATCGTGTCACCTGCTACCAACCCTCTCCATATCGAGCTGGGTGCTCTTTCCGATGAGCTGAAAGACCAGGAAAAGGCACTAAATCAAACAGGTTCTGTTTCCATGGCACCTGGACTGATAAAGGAGACCCAGTTCTGCAACTTTGCTGGCCAAATAGCCAATGGATTGGCGTATCTAGCTAACATGAAT GTTGTTCACTGTGACTTGGCTGCTCGAAACATCCTCATTGCTGAGAAAGGAGAGCTCAAGATCACAGACTTTGGAATGGCTAAGGAACTCACTGAAGCTGAAACTCCCTATCAAATTCTAAATGCAAATGAC AATGATGTCTTTCCAGTCAGATGGGCTGCTCCTGAACTATTAGATAGACACCCCAACACTTTCAGAAGTGACAT TTGGTCCTTTGGAGTAACTCTCTGGGAGATTGCCTCCTATG GAAGTGAGCCGTTCTCAGACATCCAACTTGGAGCCAGTCTGGAGTTGTTCCACAGGCACCTACAAGACGGGAATAGATTGCCTAGACCAACCGGACTGAGCAACTACTT ATATCGTCAGATGTGTAGCTGTTGGTCTATTAATCCTGAGGCAAGACCTTGTGCAGAAGAGCTGGTTGAGTATTTCCAGAACATTGATCCTAACACAACA ATTTTAGAAGACATGCTTGAAGAGGGTACTCTTTAG
- the LOC135331032 gene encoding fibroblast growth factor receptor 2-like isoform X2, with protein sequence MAGLMTIASSRSYLNLTILALFWMLQSRCTCAVDVRELASSIVSAVCEASDSDVQEFYTSLRSSYASSQDQQYPDPQLANPKRISQRSGEYDIIPFYRNFFLDIYPHNDELQEEYFEWCVHLLSPDNDTIYGCIKGNETRGSDRFRLLGLFNVLGYHHSSKSTITLAIEDFAYVHVLQNALLVCTVNVPWLNDTIGVFHSLEIESDTKPILHEITRFPHQRDGFLVASEPKLVSTDTYAISRDTRKASWFHDNEYVQKVVIVDGTTDCVNVGGDFQHCSNITFPITYYVRDFSFEEISSCNFVSDFQIEQQTHFLSFNSPSINDTGEFKFAMFNSSASDQTFFIERSFFISVVFTVFPRQITLHLGSTSTVSCALKAPSNSTVYWLYKNQPIVSNCKGTEEHIRTESLGNEFSMFYSDLKLCNTTVSDGGEYTCAVNYRIPTGQQLFTAQVHVTATVASPDVPKIITTGPPKPVGVYVGGVVAAVIIVILVIIFLAVALAILMQRTVKRRRRRTLRHRPSNHLLLKPQLVKDDAYINLCSPDIVKTGELDFPRQKLELQCELGQGKFGKVFQAKAHGMVSSLPHVNIVAVKTTLNNESFGENYRLLNELQMLKKLYRQPHKNICNILGHCTETKPLFLILEYACHGNLKEYLLSCREAILSCGQELLIDRSPESVQSEGTSELNKLQIVSSATNPLHIELGALSDELKDPEKALNQTGSVPMAPGLIKETQFCNFAGQIANGLAYLANMNVVHCDLAARNILIAEKGELKIGDFGMAKELTEAETPYQNLNANDNDVFPVRWAAPELLDRHPNTFRSDIWSFGVTLWEIASYGSEPFSDIQLGASLELFHRHLQDGNRLPRPTGLSNYLYRQMCSCWSINPEARPCAEELVEYFQNIDPNTTILEDMLEEGVL encoded by the exons ATGGCTGGATTGATGACTATTGCTTCCTCAAGGAGCTATCTAAACCTGACTATTCTGGCCTTGTTCTGGATGTTGCAGTCTAGATGTACATGTGCTGTTGATGTCAGAGAGCTTGCATCCAGTATTGTATCAGCAGTGTGTGAAGCAAGTGACAGTGATGTGCAAGAGTTTTACACATCACTGAGAAGCTCATATGCAAGTAGCCAGGATCAGCAATACCCAGACCCACAGTTAG CTAACCCAAAACGCATCTCGCAACGTTCAGGAGAATATGATATCATCCCTTTTTATCGTAACTTTTTTCTGGATATCTACCCTCACAATGATGAACTTCAGGAGGAGTACTTTGAATG GTGTGTTCATCTGCTTAGTCcggacaatgacactatatatGGCTGTATCAAGGGGAACGAAACGAGAGGGTCGGACAGGTTCAGACTACTCGGACTCTTTAATGTGTTAGGTTATCACCATTCCTCTAAAT CGACAATTACATTGGCAATAGAAGATTTTGcttatgtacatgtgcttCAAAACGCGCTACTTGTTTGCACCGTTAATGTACCTTGGCTGAATGACACGATTGGTGTTTTTCATTCCCTGGAAATTG AATCTGACACCAAACCTATACTTCACGAAATCACTCGGTTCCCACACCAGAGAGACGGTTTCTTAGTGGCGAGTGAACCAAAGCTAGTTTCTACTGATACCTATGCAA TCAGTCGGGACACACGCAAGGCTAGTTGGTTCCATGACAACGAGTATGTTCAAAAAGTAGTGATTGTGGATGGTACTACTGACTGTGTGAATGTAGGGGGGGATTTCCAACACTGCTCAAATATCACTTTCCCTATCACGTACTATGTCAGGGATTTTTCTTTTG AGGAAATCTCCAGCTGTAACTTTGTGTCAGACTTTCAAATTGAACAGCAGACTCATTTCCTTTCCTTCAATTCTCCAAGCATCAATGATACTGGGGAATTCAAGTTCGCTATGTTTAATAGTTCAGCTTCAGATCAGACCTTTTTCATTGAGCGCTCATTCTTCATATCTGTTG TTTTCACTGTGTTTCCACGGCAAATTACTCTGCACCTGGGCAGCACCTCGACTGTGTCATGTGCTCTAAAGGCCCCGTCCAACTCTACAGTTTACTGGCTCTACAAAAATCAACCCATCGTCTCTAACTGCAAGGGAACTGAAGAACACATTAGGACCGAAAGTTTAGGAAACGAGTTTTCAATGTTTTACTCAGATCTGAAG CTTTGCAATACAACCGTTAGTGACGGTGGTGAATACACGTGTGCTGTCAACTACAGGATACCCACTGGGCAGCAGCTGTTCACAGCTCAAGTGCACGTCACGGCAACCGTTGCAAGTCCTG ATGTACCTAAAATCATAACAACGGGTCCTCCTAAACCGGTGGGAGTGTATGTCGGAGGAGTAGTGGCAGCTGTCATTATTGTGATCTTGGTGATCATCTTTCTCGCTGTGGCCCTGGCAATACTGATGCAAAGGACAGTTAAACGCAGGAGAAGGAGAACCCTCAGGCATCGTCCCTCAAACCATCTCTTACTCAAGCCTCAGCTAGTCAAGGATGATGCCTATATCAATCTCTGCTCTCCTGATATAGTAAAAACTGGGGAATTAGACTTTCCCAGGCAAAAGTTGGAGCTTCAGTGTGAACTAG GTCAAGGTAAGTTTGGAAAAGTGTTCCAAGCCAAAGCACACGGGATGGTTTCTTCTCTCCCACACGTCAACATAGTTGCTGTGAAGACAACACTAAACA ATGAATCGTTTGGTGAGAACTATCGACTGCTGAATGAGTTGCAAATGCTCAAGAAGTTGTATAGACAACCTCACAAGAACATTTGCAATATCCTCGGtcactgtactgagacaa AGCCATTGTTCTTGATCTTGGAGTACGCTTGCCATGGCAACCTCAAAGAGTATCTGCTCTCCTGTCGTGAAGCAATACTGAGTTGTGGGCAAGAGCTGCTGATTGATAGATCTCCTGAAA GTGTGCAGTCTGAAGGGACTAGTGAACTCAATAAACTTCAAATCGTGTCATCTGCTACCAACCCTCTCCATATCGAGCTGGGTGCTCTTTCCGATGAGCTGAAAGACCCGGAAAAGGCACTAAATCAAACAGGTTCTGTTCCCATGGCACCTGGACTGATAAAGGAGACCCAGTTCTGCAACTTTGCTGGCCAAATAGCCAATGGATTGGCGTATCTAGCTAACATGAAT GTTGTTCACTGTGACTTGGCTGCTCGAAACATCCTCATTGCTGAGAAAGGAGAGCTCAAGATCGGAGACTTTGGAATGGCTAAGGAACTCACTGAAGCTGAAACTCCCTATCAAAATCTAAACGCAAATGAc AATGATGTCTTTCCAGTCAGATGGGCTGCTCCTGAACTATTAGATAGACACCCCAACACTTTCAGAAGTGACAT TTGGTCCTTTGGAGTGACTCTCTGGGAGATAGCCTCCTATG GAAGTGAGCCGTTCTCAGACATCCAACTTGGAGCCAGTCTGGAGTTGTTCCACAGGCATCTACAAGACGGGAATAGATTGCCTAGACCAACCGGACTGAGCAACTACTT ATATCGTCAGATGTGTAGCTGTTGGTCTATTAATCCTGAGGCAAGACCTTGTGCAGAAGAGCTGGTTGAGTATTTCCAGAACATTGATCCTAACACAACA ATTTTAGAAGACATGCTTGAAGAGGGTGTTCTTTAG
- the LOC135331032 gene encoding fibroblast growth factor receptor 2-like isoform X1, producing the protein MAGLMTIASSRSYLNLTILALFWMLQSRCTCAVDVRELASSIVSAVCEASDSDVQEFYTSLRSSYASSQDQQYPDPQLDPTSDSVSVANPKRISQRSGEYDIIPFYRNFFLDIYPHNDELQEEYFEWCVHLLSPDNDTIYGCIKGNETRGSDRFRLLGLFNVLGYHHSSKSTITLAIEDFAYVHVLQNALLVCTVNVPWLNDTIGVFHSLEIESDTKPILHEITRFPHQRDGFLVASEPKLVSTDTYAISRDTRKASWFHDNEYVQKVVIVDGTTDCVNVGGDFQHCSNITFPITYYVRDFSFEEISSCNFVSDFQIEQQTHFLSFNSPSINDTGEFKFAMFNSSASDQTFFIERSFFISVVFTVFPRQITLHLGSTSTVSCALKAPSNSTVYWLYKNQPIVSNCKGTEEHIRTESLGNEFSMFYSDLKLCNTTVSDGGEYTCAVNYRIPTGQQLFTAQVHVTATVASPDVPKIITTGPPKPVGVYVGGVVAAVIIVILVIIFLAVALAILMQRTVKRRRRRTLRHRPSNHLLLKPQLVKDDAYINLCSPDIVKTGELDFPRQKLELQCELGQGKFGKVFQAKAHGMVSSLPHVNIVAVKTTLNNESFGENYRLLNELQMLKKLYRQPHKNICNILGHCTETKPLFLILEYACHGNLKEYLLSCREAILSCGQELLIDRSPESVQSEGTSELNKLQIVSSATNPLHIELGALSDELKDPEKALNQTGSVPMAPGLIKETQFCNFAGQIANGLAYLANMNVVHCDLAARNILIAEKGELKIGDFGMAKELTEAETPYQNLNANDNDVFPVRWAAPELLDRHPNTFRSDIWSFGVTLWEIASYGSEPFSDIQLGASLELFHRHLQDGNRLPRPTGLSNYLYRQMCSCWSINPEARPCAEELVEYFQNIDPNTTILEDMLEEGVL; encoded by the exons ATGGCTGGATTGATGACTATTGCTTCCTCAAGGAGCTATCTAAACCTGACTATTCTGGCCTTGTTCTGGATGTTGCAGTCTAGATGTACATGTGCTGTTGATGTCAGAGAGCTTGCATCCAGTATTGTATCAGCAGTGTGTGAAGCAAGTGACAGTGATGTGCAAGAGTTTTACACATCACTGAGAAGCTCATATGCAAGTAGCCAGGATCAGCAATACCCAGACCCACAGTTAG ATCCAACCTCGGATTCTGTTTCTGTAGCTAACCCAAAACGCATCTCGCAACGTTCAGGAGAATATGATATCATCCCTTTTTATCGTAACTTTTTTCTGGATATCTACCCTCACAATGATGAACTTCAGGAGGAGTACTTTGAATG GTGTGTTCATCTGCTTAGTCcggacaatgacactatatatGGCTGTATCAAGGGGAACGAAACGAGAGGGTCGGACAGGTTCAGACTACTCGGACTCTTTAATGTGTTAGGTTATCACCATTCCTCTAAAT CGACAATTACATTGGCAATAGAAGATTTTGcttatgtacatgtgcttCAAAACGCGCTACTTGTTTGCACCGTTAATGTACCTTGGCTGAATGACACGATTGGTGTTTTTCATTCCCTGGAAATTG AATCTGACACCAAACCTATACTTCACGAAATCACTCGGTTCCCACACCAGAGAGACGGTTTCTTAGTGGCGAGTGAACCAAAGCTAGTTTCTACTGATACCTATGCAA TCAGTCGGGACACACGCAAGGCTAGTTGGTTCCATGACAACGAGTATGTTCAAAAAGTAGTGATTGTGGATGGTACTACTGACTGTGTGAATGTAGGGGGGGATTTCCAACACTGCTCAAATATCACTTTCCCTATCACGTACTATGTCAGGGATTTTTCTTTTG AGGAAATCTCCAGCTGTAACTTTGTGTCAGACTTTCAAATTGAACAGCAGACTCATTTCCTTTCCTTCAATTCTCCAAGCATCAATGATACTGGGGAATTCAAGTTCGCTATGTTTAATAGTTCAGCTTCAGATCAGACCTTTTTCATTGAGCGCTCATTCTTCATATCTGTTG TTTTCACTGTGTTTCCACGGCAAATTACTCTGCACCTGGGCAGCACCTCGACTGTGTCATGTGCTCTAAAGGCCCCGTCCAACTCTACAGTTTACTGGCTCTACAAAAATCAACCCATCGTCTCTAACTGCAAGGGAACTGAAGAACACATTAGGACCGAAAGTTTAGGAAACGAGTTTTCAATGTTTTACTCAGATCTGAAG CTTTGCAATACAACCGTTAGTGACGGTGGTGAATACACGTGTGCTGTCAACTACAGGATACCCACTGGGCAGCAGCTGTTCACAGCTCAAGTGCACGTCACGGCAACCGTTGCAAGTCCTG ATGTACCTAAAATCATAACAACGGGTCCTCCTAAACCGGTGGGAGTGTATGTCGGAGGAGTAGTGGCAGCTGTCATTATTGTGATCTTGGTGATCATCTTTCTCGCTGTGGCCCTGGCAATACTGATGCAAAGGACAGTTAAACGCAGGAGAAGGAGAACCCTCAGGCATCGTCCCTCAAACCATCTCTTACTCAAGCCTCAGCTAGTCAAGGATGATGCCTATATCAATCTCTGCTCTCCTGATATAGTAAAAACTGGGGAATTAGACTTTCCCAGGCAAAAGTTGGAGCTTCAGTGTGAACTAG GTCAAGGTAAGTTTGGAAAAGTGTTCCAAGCCAAAGCACACGGGATGGTTTCTTCTCTCCCACACGTCAACATAGTTGCTGTGAAGACAACACTAAACA ATGAATCGTTTGGTGAGAACTATCGACTGCTGAATGAGTTGCAAATGCTCAAGAAGTTGTATAGACAACCTCACAAGAACATTTGCAATATCCTCGGtcactgtactgagacaa AGCCATTGTTCTTGATCTTGGAGTACGCTTGCCATGGCAACCTCAAAGAGTATCTGCTCTCCTGTCGTGAAGCAATACTGAGTTGTGGGCAAGAGCTGCTGATTGATAGATCTCCTGAAA GTGTGCAGTCTGAAGGGACTAGTGAACTCAATAAACTTCAAATCGTGTCATCTGCTACCAACCCTCTCCATATCGAGCTGGGTGCTCTTTCCGATGAGCTGAAAGACCCGGAAAAGGCACTAAATCAAACAGGTTCTGTTCCCATGGCACCTGGACTGATAAAGGAGACCCAGTTCTGCAACTTTGCTGGCCAAATAGCCAATGGATTGGCGTATCTAGCTAACATGAAT GTTGTTCACTGTGACTTGGCTGCTCGAAACATCCTCATTGCTGAGAAAGGAGAGCTCAAGATCGGAGACTTTGGAATGGCTAAGGAACTCACTGAAGCTGAAACTCCCTATCAAAATCTAAACGCAAATGAc AATGATGTCTTTCCAGTCAGATGGGCTGCTCCTGAACTATTAGATAGACACCCCAACACTTTCAGAAGTGACAT TTGGTCCTTTGGAGTGACTCTCTGGGAGATAGCCTCCTATG GAAGTGAGCCGTTCTCAGACATCCAACTTGGAGCCAGTCTGGAGTTGTTCCACAGGCATCTACAAGACGGGAATAGATTGCCTAGACCAACCGGACTGAGCAACTACTT ATATCGTCAGATGTGTAGCTGTTGGTCTATTAATCCTGAGGCAAGACCTTGTGCAGAAGAGCTGGTTGAGTATTTCCAGAACATTGATCCTAACACAACA ATTTTAGAAGACATGCTTGAAGAGGGTGTTCTTTAG